From one Mycolicibacterium sp. HK-90 genomic stretch:
- the moaC gene encoding cyclic pyranopterin monophosphate synthase MoaC: MGLSHLDESGAAHMVDVSAKNVTKRTAVAVGTLHTRPDVVALIASGGLPKGDALATARVAGIMAAKRTPELIPLCHQLALTGVDVDFDVHEAAVAVTATVRSTDRTGVEMEALTAVSVAALTLYDMIKAVDPAARIDDIKVMRKEGGKTGLWERTAQ, translated from the coding sequence GTGGGACTGTCGCACCTCGACGAGTCCGGCGCGGCCCACATGGTCGACGTCTCGGCCAAGAACGTCACCAAGCGCACTGCGGTGGCCGTCGGCACGCTGCACACGCGCCCGGATGTGGTGGCCCTCATCGCGTCGGGCGGGCTGCCCAAGGGTGATGCCCTGGCGACGGCGCGCGTGGCCGGGATCATGGCGGCCAAGCGGACTCCCGAGCTGATCCCGCTGTGCCACCAGTTGGCGCTGACGGGCGTCGACGTGGACTTCGACGTCCACGAGGCTGCAGTGGCCGTCACCGCCACCGTGCGCAGCACCGACCGCACCGGGGTCGAGATGGAAGCCTTGACCGCGGTGAGCGTGGCCGCCCTGACGCTGTACGACATGATCAAGGCCGTCGACCCCGCCGCGCGCATCGACGACATCAAGGTGATGCGCAAAGAAGGCGGTAAAACGGGATTGTGGGAAAGAACAGCACAGTGA
- a CDS encoding molybdenum cofactor biosynthesis protein MoaE: MSAIVVRVELTETPISLTEYEALVAHEAAGAVVGFSGVVRDHDAGRSVTRLDYSAHPNALQTLQKVAAEVASEAAGVRAIAVSHRIGTLEIGDAALVAAVAADHRRAAFETCARLVDTVKERLPVWKHQYFSDGTDEWVGSA, encoded by the coding sequence ATGAGCGCCATCGTTGTGCGCGTTGAACTGACCGAGACACCGATATCGCTGACCGAGTACGAGGCGCTGGTCGCTCACGAGGCGGCCGGAGCGGTGGTCGGATTCTCCGGGGTGGTGCGTGATCACGACGCCGGCCGTTCGGTCACCCGGCTGGACTACTCCGCACACCCCAACGCGCTGCAGACCTTGCAGAAGGTGGCGGCCGAGGTGGCTTCCGAGGCCGCCGGGGTCCGTGCCATCGCGGTCAGCCATCGCATCGGAACCCTGGAAATAGGCGACGCCGCCCTGGTGGCCGCTGTGGCAGCGGACCATCGCAGAGCGGCGTTCGAAACCTGTGCCCGTCTCGTCGACACCGTCAAAGAGCGGCTACCGGTCTGGAAGCACCAGTACTTCTCCGACGGCACCGACGAATGGGTCGGTTCGGCCTGA
- a CDS encoding molybdenum cofactor biosynthesis protein B, with product MTRSARVIIASTRAAAGVYDDRTGPLIVGWLADRGYDVTEQMVVADGHAVGDALRAALSEHVDLIITSGGTGISPSDATPEATMSVLDYQIPGLADAIRRAGVHKVPTAVLSRGVCGVAGRTLIVNLPGSPGGVKDGLGVLAGVLEHALDQLGGKDHPANR from the coding sequence GTGACGCGTTCGGCGCGGGTCATCATCGCCTCCACCCGTGCCGCTGCCGGGGTGTACGACGACCGGACCGGCCCCCTCATCGTCGGCTGGCTCGCCGACCGTGGGTATGACGTCACCGAACAGATGGTGGTCGCCGACGGGCATGCGGTCGGCGATGCCCTGCGCGCCGCCCTGTCGGAGCACGTCGATCTCATCATCACTTCCGGCGGTACCGGCATCTCGCCTTCCGACGCCACTCCGGAAGCGACCATGTCGGTGCTCGACTATCAGATCCCCGGGCTGGCCGATGCCATCCGGCGGGCCGGAGTGCACAAGGTGCCCACTGCGGTGTTGTCCCGCGGTGTCTGCGGCGTCGCCGGACGCACCCTGATCGTGAACCTGCCCGGATCACCCGGCGGCGTCAAAGACGGTCTCGGTGTCCTGGCCGGCGTGCTGGAGCACGCGTTGGACCAACTTGGTGGGAAGGACCACCCGGCGAACCGATGA